The following DNA comes from Flavisolibacter ginsenosidimutans.
TTCTGTGTTCTCTCTTTGGGATACGCACCGCGCTTTTCATCCCTTGCAAACAATCATCAATCAAAAACGAACCGCTGATTGGATCAACACGTTTTTAGTGCAGGACGAATACGGCGGCATGTTGCCCGTGTGGGAACTCAGCGCCAACGAAACCTTTTGCATGATCGGTTATCATTCCGTGCCGGTGATTGTGGACGCCTACCAAAAAAACATTCGCGGCTTTGATGCAAAAAAGGCATTGGCGGCCATGCGGCGTTATGCGGAAAGCAATCGTTTTGGCTTGCCGTTTTATATGTCCAACGGTTTTATCAGCAACGACAAAGAACCCGAAAGCGTTTCCAAAACGCTGGAATATGCGTTTGATGATTGGTGTATTGCACAAATGGCAAAATGGACCGGCGATGAACAAACCTACGTGCAATATTTGCAAAGAGCACAGAACTACAAAAACATTTTCGATCCGTCAACAAGCCACATGCGCGGCAAACTGGGTGCGATGTGGTACAGTCCATTTGATCCGCGGGAGATCAACCATTTTTACACCGAAGGCAATTCCTGGCAATACAGTTTTACTGCGCAACAAGACATCGCAGGGCTGATAAAACTTTACGGCGGCAAACAAAAATTTGCAGCGAAGTTGAACGAATTGTTTACCACCGTTTCCAAAACCACGGGCCGCGACCAAGCCGATGTAACGGGCTTGATCGGGCAGTACGCACAAGGAAACGAACCCAGTCATCACATGGCTTATTTGTTCAACTTTGTGGGGCAGCCCTGGCAAACGCAATCCTATCTCCATAAAATTTTCAGCGAGTTTTACAAGAACGCACCGGATGGTTTAATTGGCAACGAAGACTGCGGGCAGATGAGCGCCTGGTACATCTTAAGTTCGATGGGTTTTTATTCCGTAACACCCGGCAGCGGACAATACATTTTGGGCACGCCGGTCTTTGATAAAGTGACCATTCATTTGGAAAACGGAAAGCAGTTTGTGATCAGCGCAAAGCGCAACAAACCTTCTGATTTTTACGTGCAATCGGTAACGCTCAACGGCAAGCCGCACAGTCAATCTTATTTTCTGCACACGGACATTATGCAAGGCGGTGAATTGAAATTTAACCTCGGTGCAAAACCAAACAAGATTTGGGGCACGGCAGATAAAGATTTGCCGCGAACAAAAATTGACGAGCATTTAATTACGCCGGTGCCTTACTTCACGGGCAACGATAAAAAGTTTAAAGGTCAAACGTCTGTTGAAATAAAATCCATTGAACCCGGCGCAGTCATTTATTATGCGGTAACGCCGCTGCACGGCGAAAGCACAAACGCCTTTTTTCAACAATACAGTGCGCCGCTGCAACTCACGCAATCATCTACCGTTTATGCTTATGCGGTGAAGGCCGGAACGCAAAGCAAAACCATCGTGCAGGATTTTTACAAGTTGCCGGAAGACAAAACCGTGAACGTGTTGAGCAAGGTGAATTCGCTGTACACGGCCGGCGGGCCTGATGCTTTGATTGACGGCGTTGTTGGCGAAGCCAATTACCGCACCGGCGAATGGCAAAGCTACGAGGGCACCGACTTTGAAGCCGTCGTTGACTTGAAACAGAGCAAGCCAATTACTTACGTTGGCGCTCATTTTTTGCAGGACGTCGGTAGTTGGATTTGGATGCCGAAAAGCGTCGGCTTTGAAGCGAGCAACGACGGAAAAACCTTTACGCCGTTGGGCGAAGTGAAAAATGAAATCAGTGATAAAGACTACACGCCATCCGTAAAAGAATTTGGATTGCCCGTGCAAACCACCGCACGTTTCATTCGTGTGAAAGCAATCAATTACGGAAAAATACCCGACTGGCATCCGGGCAAGGGCGGCAACGCACACATTTTCGTGGACGAAATTCTTGTTCGATAAATTTTGTGGTTCAATTTCTCAATCGAGTTTTATGAAGCGATTCTTTTTTTTCATCGTTGCGTTATCAGCAAGCGTCAGTTCGTTTGCACAGGCCAACGTCAACGCTGATTCTATTCGGGCCAAAATGCAATGGTTTGCTGATGCGAAACTGGGCATCTTTATTCACTGGGGCATGTATTCGGTAAACGGCATTGGCGAAAGTTGGAGCTTTCACAACAAGGAAATCAGTTATCCCGATTACCTGAAGCAGATGAAAGGATTCA
Coding sequences within:
- a CDS encoding GH92 family glycosyl hydrolase, whose amino-acid sequence is MLPANRLKIAFVLLAASLVMSSKAQEKNYVALVNPFIGTGGHGHTYPGATMPFGMVQLSPDTRLKGWDGCSGYHYSDSAIYGFSHTHLNGTGIEDYCDVLLQPTTGAYKWSSEDYKSSFSHKTEKASAGYYSVRLDKYNVDVELTATLRTGLHKYTFPAGTKDGNVLLDLLHHDIVLDSWLEKKDDHTLIGMRQSRSWANKQTLFFAIRFSKPIGKYTVALNEEEKGALQKAEGRNIKAYSTFDVSDGKPLLVQVAISGVSAEGALKNLEAENADFDFESTLKKATAVWNKELGKIGVEGGTKDEQTVFYTALYHASINPNLYTDVDGQFRGTDDKIHTANGFTNYSVFSLWDTHRAFHPLQTIINQKRTADWINTFLVQDEYGGMLPVWELSANETFCMIGYHSVPVIVDAYQKNIRGFDAKKALAAMRRYAESNRFGLPFYMSNGFISNDKEPESVSKTLEYAFDDWCIAQMAKWTGDEQTYVQYLQRAQNYKNIFDPSTSHMRGKLGAMWYSPFDPREINHFYTEGNSWQYSFTAQQDIAGLIKLYGGKQKFAAKLNELFTTVSKTTGRDQADVTGLIGQYAQGNEPSHHMAYLFNFVGQPWQTQSYLHKIFSEFYKNAPDGLIGNEDCGQMSAWYILSSMGFYSVTPGSGQYILGTPVFDKVTIHLENGKQFVISAKRNKPSDFYVQSVTLNGKPHSQSYFLHTDIMQGGELKFNLGAKPNKIWGTADKDLPRTKIDEHLITPVPYFTGNDKKFKGQTSVEIKSIEPGAVIYYAVTPLHGESTNAFFQQYSAPLQLTQSSTVYAYAVKAGTQSKTIVQDFYKLPEDKTVNVLSKVNSLYTAGGPDALIDGVVGEANYRTGEWQSYEGTDFEAVVDLKQSKPITYVGAHFLQDVGSWIWMPKSVGFEASNDGKTFTPLGEVKNEISDKDYTPSVKEFGLPVQTTARFIRVKAINYGKIPDWHPGKGGNAHIFVDEILVR